A window of Leptospira johnsonii genomic DNA:
CATCGGTTATCTGGGGGCAGGAACGGTTGAATTTATTTTGGGAGAAGATGGAGCATTCTACTTTTTGGAAATGAATACAAGGCTACAGGTAGAACATCCTGTTACTGAATCCGTAACCGGTTTCGATCTGGTAGAATGGCAGATCCGAATCGCAGAGGGTGTGGGTATCGAAAAACTCACAGGAGGAAAATCTCCTTCTCAGAGTGGACATGCGATCGAAGTCAGATTGTACGCAGAAGATCCGGAGAATGAGTTCCTACCTTCTATCGGAAAGATAGAACTCGCCAAATTTCCGGAAATCCAGAATCTAAGAGTGGATTCAGGAGTAGTCACAGGCTCCGAAGTTTCTCTCTATTACGATCCAATGCTAGCTAAGGTGATCGGGATCGGAAAAACCAGAGAAGAAGCCCGCAAAAATCTGATCGCCGGACTCGAAGAAACGATCGTATTCGGGCCGATCACAAATCTGAATTATCTGAAAGCGATTCTGGAACATTCGGAATTCGTAAAGGGAAACACAGATACTCATTTTTTAGAAAAACATAAAGTAGTTTGGGAAGAATCCGGAGAAGAAAAAGAAGCAGTCCTCATGAGCGCTTCTTTTCTTGCAAACCGTACAGTGAAAACTTCCTCCGTATGGGATGCCGTCGGGCCGAACGGAGTTTGGGGAGAAATATCTTGAACCGTTTGTTTCGACTTCAATGGAAAGAAAAAGAATACGTATTGGATCTGGGAGATTCTTCCTCCAGACTTTTCGGTCCTGAAAAAAAATGGGAGTCCCTTCTTACACATTATTCCTGGAGCCGAGAGGAAGACGGTTCTTATTCTTTGCCTGATGGAAGTGTCGCATTACTTAGGAGCGGAAAACTTTTTATCCATACAAAGGGAAAAACATTTCAGTTCGCGATCAAAGGCAGAGAAACTTCGGATGCTCAGACCGCTTCTTTAGAGATCAAAAGCCCTATGCCAGGAAAGATCATCAAGGTAGAAGTGAAGCCAGGTGATTCCGTTCGAAAAGGACAAACGCTTGCGGTGGTAGAAGCGATGAAGATGGAACATGCATTGAAGGCTGGAGCAGATGCTAAGGTCCAAGACGTACTCACTCAACCGGGTGATATCGTTTCCCAAGACCAATTGCTGATCAAATTAGGCGAATAATAAATTTCCATAATCTATATTACTGAAATGTTTTCTGATACTGAAACATTTCAGTACTGTTA
This region includes:
- a CDS encoding acetyl-CoA carboxylase biotin carboxyl carrier protein subunit, which codes for MGRNILNRLFRLQWKEKEYVLDLGDSSSRLFGPEKKWESLLTHYSWSREEDGSYSLPDGSVALLRSGKLFIHTKGKTFQFAIKGRETSDAQTASLEIKSPMPGKIIKVEVKPGDSVRKGQTLAVVEAMKMEHALKAGADAKVQDVLTQPGDIVSQDQLLIKLGE